The Erythrolamprus reginae isolate rEryReg1 chromosome 5, rEryReg1.hap1, whole genome shotgun sequence genome window below encodes:
- the PPP1R7 gene encoding protein phosphatase 1 regulatory subunit 7 isoform X2 encodes MATATKAEPESGEGAQEMMEVDKKIESEESGDDEGKKQAICIVTDLSQQSLREEQNGENLTSESEIPVDMETISLDPEAEEVDLNHFRIGKIEGFEVLKKVKTLCLRQNLIKCIENLEQLQTLKELDLYDNQIRVIENLEALTGLEILDISFNILREVEGLDQLTQLKKLFLVNNKINKIENLSNLQQLQMLELGSNRIRAIQNIDTLTNLDSLFLGKNKITKLQNLDALTNLTVLSIQSNRLTKIEGLQNLVNLRELYLSHNGIEVIEGLENNNKLTMLDIAANRIKKIENIAHLTELQEFWMNDNLIECWSDLDELKGAKKLETVYLERNPLQKDPQYRRKIMLALPSVRQIDATFVRF; translated from the exons ATGGCGACGGCGACGAAAGCAGAGCCAGAGAGTGGGGAGGGCGCTCAAGAGATGATGGAGG TTGATAAAAAGATTGAATCAGAAGAATCTGGAGACGATGAAGGGAAAAAGCAAGCAATATGCATAGTAACAGACCTCAGTCAACAAAGTCTAAGAGAAGAACAGAATGGAGAAAATTTAACAA GTGAATCAGAGATTCCAGTGGATATGGAAACTATTAGCCTGGATCCAGAGGCTGAG gAGGTTGATCTGAATCATTTCCGAATTGGCAAAATAGAAGGTTTTGAGGTGCTCAAGAAAGTGAAG ACACTTTGTCTTCGGCAGAACTTGATTAAGTGCATTGAGAATCTGGAACAGCTACAAACTCTCAAAGAGTTGGATCTTTATGACAATCAGATTCGTGTTATTGAGAATTTGGAGGCCTTAACAGGTCTAGA GATCTTAGACATTTCATTTAATATTTTACGAGAAGTTGAAGGCTTGGATCAGCTTACTCAGTTAAAGAAACTCTTCCTGGTCaacaacaaaatcaacaaaattgAGAACCTAAgcaatttacaacagttgcagatGTTAGAGCTAGGATCTAATCGAATCAGG GCAATTCAGAATATTGATACCCTGACTAACCTGGACAGCCTATTTCTGGGGAAAAACAAAATCACAAAGTTGCAAAACCTGGATGCATTGACAAACTTGACAGTGCTTAGCATACAG AGCAATCGGTTAACAAAGATTGAAGGACTACAGAACCTGGTAAATCTGCGAGAGCTGTACCTTAGCCATAATGGTATAGAGGTCATTGAGGGCCTGGAGAATAAC AATAAACTTACAATGCTGGACATTGCAGCCAATAGGATCAAAAAGATTGAAAATATTGCTCATCTAACAGAACTCCAGGAATTTTGG ATGAATGATAATCTCATTGAATGCTGGAGTGACTTAGATGAGCTGAAAGGAGCCAAGAAGTTGGAAACAGTTTATCTAGAGCGAAACCCTCTCCAGAAGGATCCCCAGTATCGTCGCAAAATCATGCTGGCTCTTCCATCTGTCCGGCAGATAGATGCTACCTTTGTCCGATTCTGA
- the PPP1R7 gene encoding protein phosphatase 1 regulatory subunit 7 isoform X1: MACKANCTLSFVRCQNMTIILIDKKIESEESGDDEGKKQAICIVTDLSQQSLREEQNGENLTSESEIPVDMETISLDPEAEEVDLNHFRIGKIEGFEVLKKVKTLCLRQNLIKCIENLEQLQTLKELDLYDNQIRVIENLEALTGLEILDISFNILREVEGLDQLTQLKKLFLVNNKINKIENLSNLQQLQMLELGSNRIRAIQNIDTLTNLDSLFLGKNKITKLQNLDALTNLTVLSIQSNRLTKIEGLQNLVNLRELYLSHNGIEVIEGLENNNKLTMLDIAANRIKKIENIAHLTELQEFWMNDNLIECWSDLDELKGAKKLETVYLERNPLQKDPQYRRKIMLALPSVRQIDATFVRF, encoded by the exons ATGGCATGCAAAGCAAATTGCACGTTGTCATTTGTGAGATGCCAGAATATGACAATAATTTTAA TTGATAAAAAGATTGAATCAGAAGAATCTGGAGACGATGAAGGGAAAAAGCAAGCAATATGCATAGTAACAGACCTCAGTCAACAAAGTCTAAGAGAAGAACAGAATGGAGAAAATTTAACAA GTGAATCAGAGATTCCAGTGGATATGGAAACTATTAGCCTGGATCCAGAGGCTGAG gAGGTTGATCTGAATCATTTCCGAATTGGCAAAATAGAAGGTTTTGAGGTGCTCAAGAAAGTGAAG ACACTTTGTCTTCGGCAGAACTTGATTAAGTGCATTGAGAATCTGGAACAGCTACAAACTCTCAAAGAGTTGGATCTTTATGACAATCAGATTCGTGTTATTGAGAATTTGGAGGCCTTAACAGGTCTAGA GATCTTAGACATTTCATTTAATATTTTACGAGAAGTTGAAGGCTTGGATCAGCTTACTCAGTTAAAGAAACTCTTCCTGGTCaacaacaaaatcaacaaaattgAGAACCTAAgcaatttacaacagttgcagatGTTAGAGCTAGGATCTAATCGAATCAGG GCAATTCAGAATATTGATACCCTGACTAACCTGGACAGCCTATTTCTGGGGAAAAACAAAATCACAAAGTTGCAAAACCTGGATGCATTGACAAACTTGACAGTGCTTAGCATACAG AGCAATCGGTTAACAAAGATTGAAGGACTACAGAACCTGGTAAATCTGCGAGAGCTGTACCTTAGCCATAATGGTATAGAGGTCATTGAGGGCCTGGAGAATAAC AATAAACTTACAATGCTGGACATTGCAGCCAATAGGATCAAAAAGATTGAAAATATTGCTCATCTAACAGAACTCCAGGAATTTTGG ATGAATGATAATCTCATTGAATGCTGGAGTGACTTAGATGAGCTGAAAGGAGCCAAGAAGTTGGAAACAGTTTATCTAGAGCGAAACCCTCTCCAGAAGGATCCCCAGTATCGTCGCAAAATCATGCTGGCTCTTCCATCTGTCCGGCAGATAGATGCTACCTTTGTCCGATTCTGA